The following are from one region of the Jeongeupia sp. USM3 genome:
- a CDS encoding DUF6127 family protein, whose translation MTEPEQQQPAHVENMLLLRREDFDELLAHAAERGAERVLAHLGLENGHAARDIRELRDLLEAWRDARRTAWQTTVKVITTGILAALLVGAAIKLKLMGGPQ comes from the coding sequence ATGACCGAACCTGAACAACAACAGCCCGCGCACGTGGAGAACATGCTGCTCCTGCGCCGCGAGGACTTCGACGAACTACTGGCCCACGCCGCTGAGCGCGGAGCCGAACGAGTTCTGGCCCACCTTGGGCTGGAAAACGGCCACGCCGCCCGTGACATCCGCGAACTGCGCGACCTGCTGGAAGCCTGGCGCGATGCCCGTCGCACGGCGTGGCAGACCACCGTCAAGGTCATCACCACCGGCATCCTGGCCGCGCTGCTGGTTGGTGCCGCCATCAAGCTCAAACTGATGGGAGGCCCGCAATGA
- a CDS encoding lysozyme codes for MPSAAIELAKHFEGFERKVKRGIKITAVPYVCPAGFWTIGYGHLCDPKHPPITEAEAEVYLVRDLQSALTATLRYCPVLATEPENRLAAIVDFTFNLGAGRLQTSTLRRRINQRDWAAAATELRRWVYGGGKVLPGLVTRREAEAAWLLRNV; via the coding sequence ATGCCGAGTGCGGCCATCGAGCTGGCCAAGCACTTCGAGGGGTTCGAGCGCAAGGTGAAGCGCGGAATCAAAATCACCGCCGTTCCCTACGTCTGCCCCGCAGGCTTCTGGACGATTGGCTATGGCCATCTCTGTGATCCCAAGCATCCGCCGATCACGGAGGCAGAAGCCGAGGTCTATCTGGTGCGCGACCTCCAATCGGCGCTCACCGCCACATTGCGCTACTGCCCGGTACTGGCCACCGAGCCCGAGAACAGGCTCGCCGCCATCGTGGACTTCACGTTCAACCTTGGCGCCGGGCGGTTGCAGACGTCGACACTGCGACGGCGCATCAACCAGCGGGACTGGGCTGCCGCCGCAACGGAGCTGCGACGCTGGGTCTATGGCGGCGGGAAAGTGTTGCCGGGACTCGTTACGCGGCGAGAGGCTGAGGCCGCTTGGCTGCTACGCAACGTGTGA
- a CDS encoding COG2958 family protein, whose protein sequence is MALNLAKAVIGYLKERPEEKFTARQVAEWVFATYPDECQEKRANSRGDYIKSDADLVQQLVAEISSQRPRMQTKHPELKTTEGRPRKYYYSERSDSAEVAAVESEGTSAAADLSALKIDEHALYPLLSQYLWEEFGVFSKRVDEKRSSNKRGPNGNRWLYPDVVGMEDLGADWHQEVRDCVNQYSDKRTKLWSFEAKLLINRSNVRECFFQAVSNSSWANFGYLVAAEIGGTDTLKELRMLFAAHGIGFIKLDVDNPADSQVLIPARERDEIDWDMANRLATENRDFLEYVKLVKQFYQTGEARLADWDVPATED, encoded by the coding sequence ATGGCATTGAACCTGGCAAAAGCCGTCATTGGCTACCTGAAGGAACGTCCCGAGGAAAAGTTCACTGCTCGGCAAGTCGCCGAATGGGTTTTTGCCACCTACCCTGATGAGTGCCAGGAAAAGCGGGCCAATAGTCGTGGCGATTACATCAAGTCTGATGCGGACTTGGTTCAGCAGCTCGTCGCAGAAATCAGCTCACAGCGCCCGCGCATGCAAACGAAGCACCCAGAGCTGAAAACGACAGAGGGACGGCCGCGCAAGTACTACTACTCGGAGCGCTCGGACAGCGCCGAAGTGGCGGCAGTCGAAAGCGAGGGTACGTCAGCGGCTGCGGATTTGAGTGCTTTAAAGATTGACGAGCACGCGCTGTACCCACTGCTGTCGCAATACCTGTGGGAGGAATTCGGCGTGTTCTCCAAGCGCGTCGACGAGAAGCGCTCGTCCAACAAGCGCGGACCCAACGGCAACCGCTGGCTGTACCCGGACGTGGTCGGCATGGAGGACTTGGGCGCAGACTGGCACCAGGAGGTGCGCGACTGCGTTAACCAGTATTCGGATAAACGCACAAAGCTGTGGTCGTTCGAGGCCAAGCTGCTGATCAACCGCTCGAACGTGCGCGAGTGCTTTTTTCAGGCCGTTTCAAACTCGTCGTGGGCCAACTTCGGCTATTTGGTCGCGGCGGAAATCGGCGGCACCGACACGTTGAAGGAGCTACGAATGCTCTTCGCTGCCCACGGCATCGGCTTCATCAAGCTGGACGTGGACAACCCTGCCGACAGCCAGGTACTGATTCCGGCGCGTGAGCGCGACGAGATCGATTGGGACATGGCCAATCGGCTGGCCACGGAGAACCGGGATTTTCTGGAGTACGTGAAGCTGGTGAAGCAGTTCTACCAGACCGGTGAGGCGCGGCTGGCGGACTGGGATGTTCCCGCGACGGAGGACTGA
- a CDS encoding nucleotidyltransferase, with the protein MSVLSFLTDTASSAVLSTTEQSSITTSITTLQSRMALHFDSGVIAQHFRFGSSTRGTILPRSMDEQSDIDYIVVFSDGSATPQTYLNRLKTFVEKRYGSSEIYQSSPTIVLELNHIKFDLVPATKTWLGELQIPNGSGGWMTTNPNDFNATLEAKNKEHKSLIKPTIRLFKYWNATAGFPFQSFEMEKWVCGLSFWFLTNQKDYFLAVIENLNTNSSYSQWVNDEITRAKNIVAKVRQCEKDQMQVTAENEIKKLFRL; encoded by the coding sequence ATGTCGGTATTGAGTTTTCTGACGGACACGGCCAGCAGTGCCGTGCTCTCTACAACCGAGCAGTCGTCGATCACGACTTCGATCACAACGCTTCAATCTCGGATGGCGCTGCACTTTGACAGCGGCGTGATTGCCCAGCATTTCCGATTCGGTTCTTCAACGCGAGGAACGATCCTGCCGCGCTCGATGGACGAACAGTCCGATATCGACTACATAGTGGTCTTCAGTGATGGCAGCGCCACACCGCAGACGTACCTGAATAGATTGAAGACTTTTGTCGAAAAACGGTACGGCTCATCGGAAATCTATCAGTCCAGCCCGACCATTGTTCTCGAGTTGAACCACATCAAGTTCGATTTGGTGCCCGCGACGAAAACGTGGCTCGGCGAGCTTCAGATTCCCAACGGGTCAGGCGGCTGGATGACCACGAATCCGAACGACTTTAACGCCACGCTTGAAGCGAAAAACAAGGAACACAAGTCGTTGATCAAGCCGACCATTCGTCTTTTCAAGTATTGGAACGCGACCGCCGGATTTCCGTTTCAATCCTTCGAAATGGAGAAATGGGTCTGCGGCCTGAGCTTCTGGTTTCTGACAAACCAGAAAGACTATTTCCTTGCGGTTATCGAAAACCTGAACACCAATTCGTCGTACTCGCAGTGGGTGAACGATGAAATCACGCGCGCAAAGAACATCGTGGCCAAGGTCAGGCAATGCGAGAAAGACCAGATGCAGGTAACGGCAGAGAATGAGATCAAGAAGTTGTTCAGGCTTTGA
- a CDS encoding SLATT domain-containing protein has protein sequence MVEDVMAGTTPNDQAKIAALCREAERLEEDALYSSKGHFNAEDTWVRRNYWLGVPATALGAIAGAALVKSQPEWASAFTLLASLLTGLMTFLKPNERAAMHRAAAGQFLALRNEARFFREIELLETDRQGELPERLKALSSARNELNQKSPSIPRHAFVAARKGIEEGEATHKVDKEK, from the coding sequence ATGGTGGAGGACGTAATGGCTGGAACAACTCCGAACGATCAAGCCAAAATTGCTGCTCTTTGCAGAGAGGCTGAGCGCCTTGAAGAAGACGCCCTGTATTCGAGCAAGGGGCATTTCAACGCAGAAGATACATGGGTTCGTCGCAACTACTGGCTGGGTGTGCCAGCAACCGCTCTGGGCGCGATTGCAGGTGCCGCTCTGGTCAAAAGCCAACCTGAGTGGGCCAGTGCCTTCACCTTGTTGGCGTCGCTACTGACAGGTTTGATGACCTTTCTCAAGCCCAACGAGCGCGCTGCAATGCACCGGGCCGCTGCCGGACAGTTTTTGGCTCTTCGGAATGAAGCCCGCTTTTTCCGCGAGATCGAATTGCTTGAGACTGATCGGCAGGGGGAGCTTCCTGAGAGACTGAAGGCCCTTTCCTCTGCACGCAATGAGCTGAACCAGAAGAGCCCGAGCATTCCAAGGCATGCATTTGTCGCCGCACGCAAAGGCATCGAAGAAGGCGAAGCCACCCACAAAGTGGACAAGGAGAAATAA
- a CDS encoding type I restriction endonuclease subunit R, whose product MAKTDTSERWFEARIVRGLTGIPQPEYSHALAPTDFAATHNGYVQGKPTDYNRDVALDVVQLLAFLQATQPDAVETLELAAEGIKRTQFLHRLQGEITKRGVVDVLRKGVSHGPVHVDLYKLLPTPGNAAAAEAFGRNIFSVTRQLLYSNDSGNELDMAIFINGLPVLTFELKNSLTKQTLADAIVQYQTTRSPQELLFQLGRCVAHIAVDDAEAAFCTELKGKASWFLPFNQGWNSGAGSPPNPNGLKTDYLWKSVLTRESLANIIESYAQVVEEEEADANGKKRKKRKQIFPRFHQLRTVRALLHRARADGVGKRYLIQHSAGSGKSNTIAWLAHQLVELRTAADPLTAQFDSIIVITDRRALDTQIARTIKGYDHVASILGHSDNAQELRSFLQKGKKIIVTTVQKFPFILDELGDLSGNKFALLIDEAHSSQGGKITGKMHEALGGKTANESGSGQTEEEDFEEDATQDAVNAEIEKRIQSRKLLSNASYFAFTATPKNKTLELFGEKIVVGDKVQFRSPEELTYTTKQAIQEKFILDVVENYTSFDSFYQVAKTVEDDPEFDKVKALKKIRHYVESHDKAIRRKAEIMVDHFVAQVVGKQKIGGKARAMIVCNGIARAIDYYREVSDYLTQIKSPYKAIVAYSGDFEIAGEKKTEADLNDFPSKDIPANLKQDPYRFLIVANKFVTGFDEPLLHTMYVDKPLAGVLAVQTLSRLNRAHPQKHDTFVLDFADNAEAVKAAFQDYYRATIQTGETDANKLHDLKTELDGQQVYSWQQVEDLVALYLGGADRDKLDPILDLCVEEYKENLDEDGQVKFKGKAKAFVRSYGFLAAILNYGHPAWEKLSIFLNFLIPKLPAPKEEDLSKGVLESVDMDSYRVEAQAALKMAMDDTDATVEPVPPGGGGGKGEPEIDRLSNIIKTFNDLFGNIPWKDEDKIRKVIAEEIPARVAQDKAYQNAQANSDKQNAKLEHDKALNRVVLELLSDHTELFKQFSDNSNFKRWLTDMVFDATYQQGAMPPKAPPQTGASV is encoded by the coding sequence ATGGCGAAGACTGACACCAGCGAGCGTTGGTTCGAGGCGCGCATCGTGCGCGGCCTGACCGGCATTCCGCAGCCCGAGTACAGCCATGCGCTGGCTCCCACGGACTTCGCTGCCACCCACAACGGCTACGTGCAGGGCAAGCCCACGGACTACAACCGCGATGTGGCGCTGGATGTCGTGCAGCTGCTCGCCTTCCTGCAGGCCACCCAACCCGATGCGGTGGAAACGCTGGAGCTGGCCGCCGAGGGCATCAAGCGCACCCAGTTCCTGCACCGCTTGCAGGGAGAAATTACCAAGCGCGGCGTGGTCGATGTGCTGCGCAAGGGTGTGAGTCATGGGCCGGTGCACGTCGATCTGTACAAGCTGCTGCCGACGCCGGGCAACGCGGCGGCGGCAGAGGCCTTCGGCAGGAACATCTTCAGCGTCACCCGGCAGCTGCTCTACAGCAACGACTCCGGCAACGAGCTGGACATGGCGATCTTCATCAACGGCTTGCCGGTGCTGACCTTCGAGTTGAAGAACTCATTGACCAAGCAGACACTGGCCGACGCCATCGTCCAGTACCAAACCACGCGCAGCCCGCAGGAGTTGCTGTTCCAGTTGGGGCGTTGTGTGGCGCACATCGCAGTGGATGACGCGGAGGCCGCGTTCTGCACGGAGCTGAAGGGCAAGGCCTCGTGGTTCCTGCCGTTCAATCAGGGCTGGAACAGCGGCGCGGGCAGCCCGCCCAACCCGAATGGCCTGAAAACCGACTATTTGTGGAAGTCGGTTTTGACGCGCGAGTCGCTGGCCAACATCATCGAGAGCTACGCGCAGGTGGTGGAGGAAGAGGAAGCCGATGCCAATGGCAAGAAACGCAAAAAGCGCAAACAGATCTTCCCGCGCTTCCATCAGCTTCGCACTGTGCGTGCGCTGCTGCATCGTGCCCGTGCCGATGGGGTGGGCAAGCGCTACCTGATCCAGCACTCGGCGGGCAGCGGCAAGAGCAACACAATTGCTTGGCTGGCACATCAGTTGGTGGAGCTGCGCACTGCCGCAGACCCGCTCACGGCGCAATTCGACTCGATCATCGTCATCACCGACCGGCGCGCGCTGGACACGCAGATCGCCCGCACCATCAAAGGCTATGACCACGTCGCGTCCATCCTCGGCCACTCCGACAACGCACAGGAGTTGCGTAGCTTCCTGCAAAAAGGCAAGAAGATCATCGTCACCACAGTGCAGAAGTTCCCGTTCATCCTCGACGAACTGGGTGACCTGTCCGGCAATAAATTCGCGTTGCTGATCGACGAGGCGCATTCCAGTCAGGGCGGCAAGATTACCGGAAAGATGCACGAGGCCCTCGGCGGAAAAACCGCCAACGAATCAGGCAGCGGGCAAACCGAAGAGGAAGATTTTGAAGAGGACGCCACGCAGGATGCCGTGAACGCGGAGATCGAGAAGCGCATTCAGTCACGGAAGCTGCTGTCGAACGCCAGCTACTTCGCCTTCACCGCCACGCCCAAGAACAAGACGCTGGAATTGTTCGGCGAGAAGATCGTCGTTGGTGACAAGGTGCAGTTCCGCTCGCCGGAGGAGCTGACCTACACCACCAAACAGGCCATCCAGGAGAAGTTCATTCTGGATGTGGTGGAGAACTACACCAGCTTTGACAGCTTCTACCAGGTCGCCAAGACAGTCGAAGACGATCCCGAATTCGACAAGGTGAAGGCGCTGAAGAAGATTCGCCACTACGTCGAGTCGCACGACAAGGCCATCCGCCGCAAGGCCGAGATCATGGTCGATCACTTCGTCGCACAGGTGGTGGGCAAACAGAAGATCGGCGGCAAGGCGCGGGCGATGATTGTGTGCAACGGCATCGCGCGGGCCATCGACTACTACCGTGAGGTGTCCGACTACCTCACTCAGATCAAGAGCCCGTACAAGGCCATCGTGGCGTACTCGGGTGACTTCGAGATCGCAGGCGAGAAGAAAACCGAGGCCGATCTGAATGATTTCCCGAGCAAGGACATTCCGGCCAATCTCAAGCAAGACCCGTATCGCTTCCTCATCGTCGCCAACAAATTCGTCACTGGTTTTGATGAGCCCTTGCTGCACACGATGTATGTGGACAAGCCCTTGGCGGGCGTGCTGGCGGTGCAGACGCTGTCGCGCCTTAACCGGGCGCATCCGCAAAAGCACGATACCTTCGTACTCGACTTCGCGGACAACGCCGAGGCCGTAAAGGCTGCATTCCAGGACTACTACCGCGCCACCATCCAGACCGGCGAAACCGACGCCAACAAGCTGCACGACCTGAAAACCGAGCTCGACGGGCAGCAGGTGTATAGCTGGCAACAGGTCGAGGACTTGGTCGCGCTTTACCTTGGCGGTGCTGATCGGGACAAGCTCGACCCGATACTTGACCTGTGCGTGGAGGAGTACAAGGAAAACCTCGACGAAGACGGGCAGGTGAAATTCAAGGGTAAGGCCAAGGCTTTCGTGCGCAGCTATGGCTTCCTCGCGGCGATCCTGAATTACGGTCACCCGGCGTGGGAGAAGCTGTCGATCTTCCTGAATTTTCTCATTCCGAAGTTGCCCGCCCCCAAGGAGGAAGACCTTTCCAAGGGCGTACTGGAATCTGTCGATATGGATAGCTACCGCGTGGAAGCCCAAGCGGCGCTCAAGATGGCGATGGACGATACCGATGCCACGGTTGAGCCCGTTCCTCCGGGCGGTGGTGGTGGCAAGGGCGAGCCCGAAATCGACCGGCTGTCGAACATCATCAAAACCTTCAACGACCTGTTCGGCAATATCCCGTGGAAGGATGAGGACAAGATCCGCAAGGTGATCGCTGAAGAAATTCCAGCACGCGTAGCCCAAGACAAGGCCTATCAGAACGCGCAGGCGAACTCCGACAAGCAAAACGCCAAGCTGGAACACGACAAGGCACTCAACCGCGTCGTGCTGGAACTGCTGTCCGATCACACCGAGCTGTTCAAACAGTTCAGCGACAACTCCAACTTCAAGCGCTGGCTGACGGATATGGTGTTCGATGCGACTTATCAGCAGGGTGCGATGCCGCCAAAGGCACCGCCGCAGACAGGGGCGTCGGTATGA
- a CDS encoding restriction endonuclease subunit S, with amino-acid sequence MVATSSYPNYQPVRSRWVPQVPEHWSLLRAKNFLREIDDRTKTGEEMLLSMRQHRGLVPHNDVSVKRIAPENLIGYKKAQPDELVLNRMQAGNAMFFRNQLSGLVSPDYAVFRLLRDDNPEYLGHLFRSWPMRGLFRSESKGLGTGTSGFLRLYSDRFAGLEIPVPPRPEQDQIVAYLRAQDAHIARLIKAKRDLIALLTEQKLRIIDHAVTRGLDASVALKPSGIEWLGEIPGHWVVKPLKRWVCLNASALGEKTDPDFEFRYVDIGSVKTGRLVKELERIRFESAPSRARRILKRGDTIISTVRTYLKAIWYVNEDAHDLIASTGFAALTPGSGVEPEYLGYVIQSSAFVDRVTANSIGIAYPAIAETVLGRFPVAMPSAIVEQQDIVSHIKSEGAPLDAAIEQAMNEIKLIREYRDRLIADVVTGQVDVRGWQPGPDDVVADEELAALGDDQEDVAEEEDGNGED; translated from the coding sequence ATGGTGGCGACGAGCTCTTATCCGAACTACCAGCCAGTCCGCTCCCGCTGGGTTCCCCAAGTTCCGGAGCACTGGTCTTTATTGCGGGCCAAAAACTTCCTGCGTGAAATCGACGACCGCACGAAAACAGGTGAAGAAATGCTGCTGTCGATGCGCCAGCATCGAGGCTTGGTTCCGCACAACGATGTTTCGGTTAAGCGCATCGCCCCAGAAAATCTGATTGGCTACAAAAAAGCGCAACCGGACGAACTTGTACTGAACCGCATGCAGGCGGGCAACGCTATGTTCTTCCGGAATCAACTGTCCGGCTTGGTTAGCCCGGACTACGCAGTGTTTCGCTTGCTGCGCGATGACAACCCCGAATATCTCGGCCACCTGTTCCGCTCGTGGCCAATGCGCGGACTGTTTCGTTCTGAATCGAAGGGGCTTGGTACCGGTACCTCGGGCTTCTTGCGCCTCTACTCGGATCGCTTCGCGGGGCTTGAGATTCCTGTCCCCCCGCGCCCCGAGCAAGACCAGATCGTCGCCTACCTGCGCGCGCAGGACGCGCACATTGCTCGCCTCATCAAAGCCAAGCGCGACCTCATCGCGCTGCTGACCGAGCAGAAGCTGCGCATCATCGACCACGCCGTCACGCGCGGCCTTGATGCATCGGTGGCGCTGAAACCCTCAGGCATCGAATGGCTGGGCGAGATTCCAGGGCATTGGGTAGTCAAGCCACTCAAACGCTGGGTATGCCTTAACGCCAGCGCACTCGGAGAGAAAACCGACCCGGATTTTGAATTTCGCTATGTGGACATCGGATCGGTGAAAACAGGCCGCTTGGTAAAGGAGCTTGAGCGAATTCGCTTTGAGTCCGCACCGTCCCGCGCACGGCGAATCCTGAAACGTGGCGACACCATCATTTCGACTGTGCGGACATATCTGAAAGCGATTTGGTATGTCAATGAGGATGCGCATGACCTGATCGCTTCGACCGGTTTCGCGGCGCTGACACCTGGAAGTGGCGTTGAGCCGGAATACCTTGGCTACGTCATTCAGAGCAGTGCTTTCGTTGATCGAGTCACGGCTAATTCCATCGGAATTGCGTACCCCGCCATTGCGGAAACCGTGCTCGGGAGATTCCCTGTGGCAATGCCATCCGCCATTGTCGAGCAGCAGGACATCGTGAGTCATATCAAGTCCGAAGGCGCACCTCTGGACGCTGCCATCGAGCAGGCGATGAATGAAATCAAGCTCATCCGCGAATACCGCGACCGACTGATTGCCGATGTGGTCACTGGGCAGGTGGATGTGCGCGGCTGGCAGCCCGGCCCCGATGACGTCGTGGCAGACGAGGAATTGGCCGCGCTGGGCGATGACCAGGAAGACGTGGCTGAAGAGGAGGATGGCAATGGCGAAGACTGA
- a CDS encoding class I SAM-dependent DNA methyltransferase, translated as MQKKQQQDQSQIKWISDFIWNIADDRLRDVYVRGKYRDVILPFTVLRRLDAVLESTKQAVLERKKFLDTHKVAEQDGALRMAAGQAFYNVSEFTLAKLKASAAGQRLRDDFIAYLDGFSPNVQEILTKFNFRNQIQKLVDSHVLGYLIEDFLDPEVNLAPMPIKDADGRIKLPALDNHGMGTVFEELIRRFNEDNNEEAGEHFTPRDVVQLMAKLLFLPVADRIESSTYSLYDGSCGTGGMLTVAEEALHELAEAHGKEVSIHLFGQEISDETYAICKADLLLKGEGEEAENIVGGADKSTLSADQFRSREFDFMISNPPYGKSWKTDLERMGGKKEFSDPRFIVNHGGNAEFKLITRSSDGQLMFQVNKLQKMKRNTPNNKLGSRIALVHNGSALFTGDAGQGESNIRRWVLENDWLEAIIALPLNIFYNTGIATYIWVLANKKAEARRGRVQLIDASKWFQPLRRNLGKKNCELSEVDIQRIMDLYLGEPQNAALEVSESKWFDTADFGYWKITVERPLRLKSQLKSDSIESLRFASGDEALRAEIYATHGDKLYTEFAKLKPAIDAWLKGEDESEEEDDSEDDEGDSKAAKKVVPAKRRKKLLDSATWLRDKGLVELALLAQKEIGQALFDDHNVFRTRFEAVMKANGKKPGAPEKKAIYKAVSWRDETAPPVIAKRSKLKAGDFFEPGHDGAYLEIMGKDRFMVEYEADSELRDTEQVPLKEPGGIDAFFAREVLPHATDAWIAMDKTQIGYEISFARYFYKPTPLRTLDQIRADILKLEQQTEGLLHKIVGTA; from the coding sequence ATGCAGAAGAAGCAGCAACAAGACCAAAGCCAGATAAAGTGGATTTCCGACTTCATCTGGAACATCGCCGACGACCGCTTGCGCGACGTCTACGTGCGCGGCAAGTACCGTGACGTGATCCTTCCCTTCACCGTGCTGCGGCGGCTCGACGCCGTGCTCGAATCAACCAAGCAGGCGGTGCTGGAGCGCAAGAAGTTTCTCGACACCCACAAGGTGGCCGAGCAGGACGGCGCGCTGCGAATGGCGGCCGGACAGGCGTTCTACAACGTCTCCGAGTTCACGCTGGCCAAGCTGAAAGCCAGTGCAGCGGGGCAGCGCCTGCGCGATGACTTCATTGCGTATCTGGACGGCTTCTCGCCTAACGTGCAGGAAATTCTCACCAAGTTCAACTTCCGCAACCAAATCCAGAAGCTCGTGGATTCCCATGTGCTGGGCTATCTGATCGAAGACTTCCTCGACCCCGAGGTCAACCTTGCGCCGATGCCGATCAAGGATGCAGACGGACGCATCAAGCTCCCGGCCTTGGACAACCATGGCATGGGCACCGTGTTTGAAGAGCTGATCCGGCGCTTCAACGAAGACAACAATGAAGAGGCAGGCGAGCACTTCACCCCGCGCGACGTGGTGCAGCTCATGGCCAAGCTGCTGTTCCTCCCGGTGGCCGACCGGATCGAGTCCAGCACCTACTCGTTGTACGACGGTAGCTGCGGCACGGGCGGGATGCTGACCGTAGCTGAAGAAGCCTTGCACGAACTGGCGGAGGCGCACGGCAAGGAGGTGTCCATCCACCTGTTCGGCCAGGAAATCAGCGACGAAACCTATGCCATCTGCAAAGCTGACCTGCTCCTGAAAGGCGAAGGCGAAGAGGCCGAGAACATCGTCGGTGGAGCGGACAAATCGACGCTGTCGGCTGACCAGTTCCGTTCGCGCGAATTCGATTTCATGATCTCCAACCCGCCGTATGGCAAGAGTTGGAAAACCGATCTGGAGCGAATGGGCGGCAAGAAGGAGTTCAGCGACCCGCGCTTCATCGTCAATCACGGCGGCAATGCCGAGTTCAAGCTCATCACGCGATCCAGCGATGGCCAGCTCATGTTCCAGGTGAACAAGCTGCAGAAGATGAAGCGCAACACGCCCAACAACAAACTGGGCAGCCGCATCGCGCTTGTCCATAACGGGTCGGCCTTGTTCACCGGCGACGCAGGCCAGGGCGAGAGCAACATCCGGCGCTGGGTGCTGGAGAACGACTGGCTCGAAGCCATCATCGCGCTACCGCTCAACATCTTCTACAACACCGGCATTGCTACCTACATCTGGGTGCTGGCCAACAAGAAAGCCGAAGCGCGCCGTGGCCGCGTGCAGTTGATCGACGCCAGCAAGTGGTTCCAGCCGTTGCGCCGCAACTTGGGCAAGAAGAACTGCGAACTCTCCGAAGTGGACATTCAACGCATCATGGATTTGTACCTCGGCGAGCCGCAGAACGCAGCGCTAGAGGTAAGCGAGTCCAAGTGGTTCGACACCGCCGATTTCGGTTACTGGAAGATCACGGTCGAGCGTCCGCTGCGCCTCAAAAGCCAACTCAAGTCAGACAGCATTGAATCCCTGCGTTTTGCATCGGGTGACGAAGCACTGCGCGCCGAAATCTACGCCACACATGGCGACAAGCTCTACACCGAGTTCGCCAAGCTCAAGCCTGCCATTGACGCCTGGTTGAAAGGTGAAGACGAGAGCGAAGAAGAGGACGACAGCGAAGATGATGAAGGCGACAGCAAGGCCGCCAAGAAGGTAGTGCCTGCCAAACGCCGCAAGAAGCTGCTGGACTCTGCGACGTGGCTGCGCGACAAGGGGCTGGTCGAGCTGGCGCTGCTGGCGCAAAAGGAAATCGGTCAGGCTCTGTTCGATGACCACAACGTGTTCCGCACCCGCTTCGAGGCCGTGATGAAAGCGAACGGCAAGAAGCCGGGCGCGCCGGAGAAGAAGGCGATCTACAAGGCGGTGAGCTGGCGCGACGAAACGGCCCCCCCCGTTATTGCCAAACGCAGCAAACTCAAGGCTGGGGACTTCTTCGAACCCGGCCACGACGGCGCGTATCTGGAAATCATGGGCAAGGATCGCTTCATGGTCGAGTACGAGGCGGACTCGGAGCTGCGCGACACCGAGCAGGTGCCCCTCAAGGAACCGGGTGGCATCGACGCGTTTTTTGCGCGCGAAGTGCTGCCGCACGCAACGGATGCCTGGATCGCGATGGACAAGACCCAGATCGGCTATGAGATTTCGTTTGCCCGCTACTTCTACAAACCGACGCCGCTGCGCACGCTGGATCAGATCCGTGCCGACATCCTGAAGCTGGAGCAGCAGACCGAAGGCTTGCTGCACAAAATTGTGGGGACGGCGTAA